The Argiope bruennichi chromosome 5, qqArgBrue1.1, whole genome shotgun sequence genome segment tttacagATGTATTTATGATTTCAGTCTTCGTAGGTGCTTCGCAGGAGTTGTCATTAGGTCggttttcttctgcttttttcactaaaattttgcatgaattagagttattttgtttcttttccatTTCGTTAGAGGATGAGGATTCTATTCTTGCTGACGGAATACTGACAGAACTTTTTCTTGCATATGTTTTGATGATTTCAGTCTTCTTTGTAAGTGCTCCGCATGAGTTATGATTGGGCTGGTCTTCTGCTTTTTTTCGTAAAATTCCGCTGGAATTGGCGTCATTTGGTTTCTGTTCAGTTGATGTACTTTTTTTTGTGAGCGTCGATGATGACTTAAGGCTTTCTTGCTTTTTGTATGCAGGCAaagattctttgtttctttttcctCTTTCCATTTCGATACGGGATTCTATATTCGCTGATGAAATACTGACAGAAGTTTTTCTTGCAGATGTTTTGATAATTTCAGTCGTCTTCGCTGGTGCTTCACTGAAGTTGTGACTGGGCTGCTCTTCTGCCTTTTTTCGT includes the following:
- the LOC129968266 gene encoding micronuclear linker histone polyprotein-like — translated: MAELTLRNIRNKLWLNMRLLLVITAIAILFSPAVAIICIIIQQLRKILMLLETHDTIEARMESAIEKERRKRQKVSRPVYKKQIRFKSLSILTKNGTSTEQKPNNPNPCGILRKKAEEQPSHNFSEAPAKTTEIIKTSARKTSVSISSANIESRIEMERGKRNKESLPAYKKQESLKSSSTLTKKSTSTEQKPNDANSSGILRKKAEDQPNHNSCGALTKKTEIIKTYARKSSVSIPSARIESSSSNEMEKKQNNSNSCKILVKKAEENRPNDNSCEAPTKTEIINTSVKKSCSVGIPSVNIVPLTVDVNSQIRYIDESFESENSSDESDFVFLDY